A stretch of the Candidatus Zixiibacteriota bacterium genome encodes the following:
- a CDS encoding dCTP deaminase, which produces MPVKPDHWIKEMALKHDMIKPFSAKQIKKGVSYGLSSYGYDIRVADEFKIFTNVNSSIIDPKNFATNSFIDVKARYVLVPPNSFALARTVEYFKIPRDVITICLGKSTYARCGIIVNVTPFEPEWEGFATLEISNTTPLPAKIYANEGIAQILFLGADEICDVSYRDKKGKYQGQRGITLPRTVKK; this is translated from the coding sequence ATGCCGGTAAAGCCGGATCACTGGATTAAGGAAATGGCTCTTAAGCACGATATGATCAAGCCGTTTTCGGCCAAACAAATAAAAAAAGGCGTAAGCTACGGATTGTCATCTTATGGGTATGATATTCGCGTCGCCGATGAATTCAAAATATTCACCAATGTTAATTCCTCCATCATTGATCCCAAGAATTTTGCCACCAATTCTTTCATTGACGTCAAAGCCAGATATGTCCTCGTTCCGCCCAACTCCTTTGCTCTGGCCCGAACCGTGGAATATTTTAAAATCCCGCGCGATGTCATTACCATCTGTCTCGGCAAATCGACCTATGCTCGCTGCGGAATTATTGTCAATGTTACCCCTTTTGAACCGGAATGGGAAGGCTTCGCGACCCTGGAAATTTCCAACACCACTCCCCTCCCGGCCAAAATTTATGCCAATGAAGGCATCGCTCAGATTCTTTTCCTGGGTGCCGATGAGATTTGTGATGTTTCCTATCGGGACAAGAAAGGAAAATATCAGGGGCAAAGGGGGATCACTTTACCGCGAACCGTAAAAAAATAA
- a CDS encoding Rrf2 family transcriptional regulator, whose amino-acid sequence MQFTRAEGYGLLGVIYLANQDQDQVIPLSEIATAEDVPEKFLAKIFQNLTKTGIVRSHRGVKGGFSLNRSPDEITVRAVVEAIQGPYHIIRCLNDNDNDCCQKTENCPLRDVLAEAEEKLLGVFSSYTIADLQNWKSKVRSRKS is encoded by the coding sequence ATGCAGTTTACCAGAGCCGAAGGATACGGATTACTGGGTGTAATTTATCTGGCCAATCAGGATCAGGACCAGGTCATTCCTCTATCCGAAATTGCCACGGCCGAGGATGTCCCGGAGAAATTTCTGGCCAAAATCTTCCAGAATTTGACCAAAACCGGGATTGTCCGCTCTCACCGCGGTGTCAAGGGCGGATTTTCGCTAAACCGGTCTCCCGATGAAATCACTGTTCGGGCAGTGGTCGAGGCCATCCAGGGCCCATATCATATCATCAGGTGTTTGAACGATAACGATAATGATTGCTGCCAGAAAACGGAAAATTGCCCGCTTCGCGATGTCCTTGCGGAAGCTGAAGAAAAACTATTGGGTGTTTTCAGCAGTTATACCATTGCGGATCTTCAGAACTGGAAATCGAAGGTCAGATCGCGCAAATCCTGA